From Anas acuta chromosome 20, bAnaAcu1.1, whole genome shotgun sequence, a single genomic window includes:
- the ADAMTS13 gene encoding A disintegrin and metalloproteinase with thrombospondin motifs 13 isoform X4 yields the protein MIIISLMIRALMMFPPGFCWPSILQEKFLRALDPEDIFSYFGTSSVSDVPEFVVAQPTCPCKEEHIELTCQIQHCSIKAWGEVYAFEFLEDHALVSSSFVINQVVNSSFSLLKQFSGNCFAGGKPSLPPGAECRVTYCEGQLQGVVITDEEKIHIRPVRSKDMALLKDLGFSSPHILFRSARVGSNTARAGRFPSRLRKRAEGAVKHLELMVIAGPDVYLHHKEDTERYILANLNIGAELLRDASLGGHFRVHLMQMLVLREPEVDVNITTNITSSLISVCEWSKKVNPQNDSDPRHADIVLYVTRFDLELPDGNKELRGVTQLGGVCSSSWSCIITQDTGFDLGVTIAHEIGHSLGIPHDGEGNQCSSNGYIMGSARNHSGIDLAWSQCSREEFLAFVSTGQTNCLNDLPDMDGSIPGWKPGLYYGADEQCKIAFGSVATACTFADSNVDICKVLSCHVQPGDKSSCTRLLVPLLDGTECGINKWCFKRRCSSLEELNPMAVVHGQWSSWSPFSSCSRSCGGGVVMRQRFCNNPRPAFGGQECQGSSIQMEMCNTQACLTTQQDFMAEQCAATNLKPLYLSKETPSFYTWTSAVGFAKGDMQCKHLCRAVGNEFMVSREDSFIDGTRCEQDNPEHHGAFSLCVMGSCRAFGCDGRMDSKKMMDSCKVCGGDNSTCTKVSGSYTEGKAKEYVTFLSLPYNTTLVHIINQRPLFTHLAVKVKGEYVVAGKGKISLNVTYPSVLEDRQIKYEVFLTENNLPSLEEVHVDGPTQEEIEIQVYRRYGKEYGNATNPDITYSYFVPKENQAYMWIPQQGSCSVTCGEGTRTVNHVCFDQTKNETTEDQLCLEFPQPLSRHEPCAMEPCLYRWKISQTDECSAVCGTGIAQQNLTCVQLHKGMETVVDDSLCPAEEKPLSVVPCVVNVCPLGWDNEEDTHLLQIPESLGHIQLENQTVYVWSPLAGECSVSCGGGETQIQYVCVVFDTKEKIQEENCHPVPKPESRVEVCNLSPCPPRWKTIPAGPCSSSCGLGLAVQLVTCVQIHQGKEILLEEHSCPVSEKPLTSIPCVIRRCSYEWSFSEWTECSTSCGNGVQTRQDFCLNSLTRKHVNPIFCRHFPKAIVLRGCFAGPCPEQVVGTGSYGAELQTVTPAMHPTTAATVERARYKDLDLPPSAMPAVPQEQTETSGGVCGKLFLNATGVINMTGVERSDCTVAIGRPLGEEITLIVLESSLNCSAGEVVLFSGRMMWRTGCKKLPLSLINSRTNTLIVKQRVLLPGNGVVLQYNSRNTTKKYYQDCDKQLFGPRGEIVNPVQSPGQRHEGVCRTFINVAPQHRIAIRAVYIDLGSENNQTHFNYILIRDVSTMKTMVFHGRQQFFWQSTGSQAEIEFHENVKEHRTSFWAEYHAAEPK from the exons ATGATCATCATCAGCTTGATGATCCGAGCTCTCATGATGTTCCCTCCGGGATTTTGTTGGCCATCCATTCTCCAAGAG AAATTTCTCAGAGCATTGGATCCGGAGGATATTTTCTCTTACTTTGGAACCAGCTCAGTGTCTGATG tacCCGAGTTTGTGGTTGCTCAGCCAACTTGCCCTTGTAAAGAAGAGCACATTGAGCTGACATGTCAAATTCAACATTGCTCCATTAAGGCCTGGGGAGAAGTCTATGCCTTTGAATTTCTAGAGGACCATGCCCTcgtttcttcttcctttgtgaTCAATCAAGTGGTGAACTCTTCCTTTAGCTTACTGAAGCAATTCTCAGGCAACTGCTTTGCAGGTGGCAAACCATCACTACCTCCTGGGGCTGAGTGTAGAGTCACTTACTGTGAAGGGCAGCTG cAAGGAGTCGTCAttacagatgaagaaaagattCATATCAGGCCTGTCAGAAGCAAAGATATGGCCCTGCTGAAGGATCTTGGCTTCTCCAGTCCCCATATTCTCTTCAGAAGTGCCAGAGTAGGATCAAATACAGCAAGAG CTGGGCGGTTTCCTTCTCGCCTGCGGAAgagggctgagggagctgtCAAACATCTGGAGCTGATGGTCATAGCAGGTCCTGACGTTTACTTGCACCACAAAGAGGACACAGAGCGATATATTCTTGCAAACCTGAACATT ggggcagagctgctgcgaGATGCCTCGCTGGGTGGTCATTTCAGGGTTCATTTGATGCAAATGCTTGTTTTGAGAGAACCAGAG GTGGATGTAAACATCACAACAAATATCACCTCTTCGCTAATCAGTGTTTGTGAGTGGAGCAAGAAGGTCAACCCCCAGAATGACTCTGATCCTCGGCACGCTGACATTGTACTGTATGTGACCAG GTTTGATCTGGAGTTGCCTGATGGGAATAAGGAGCTACGTGGAGTGACTCAGTTAGGGGGagtctgctcctcctcctggaGTTGCATTATCACTCAGGACACTGGCTTTGACCTGGGAGTCACCATAGCCCATGAGATTGGGCACAG CCTTGGAATCCCCCATGATGGTGAGGGGAATCAGTGCAGCAGCAATGGTTACATCATGGGTTCAGCAAGAAACCACAGTGGCATTGACCTTGCTTGGTCCCAGTGTAGTCGAGAAGAATTCCTGGCCTTCGTCAG CACAGGCCAAACAAACTGCTTAAATGACCTGCCGGACATGGACGGCAGCATCCCTGGATGGAAGCCTGGCTTATACTATGGAGCAGATGAGCAATGTAAAATAGCCTTTGGGAGCGTTGCAACCGCGTGCACCTTTGCTGACAGCAATGTT GACATATGTAAAGTCCTCTCATGCCATGTACAACCAGGAGACAAATCCAGCTGTACTCGGCTTCTTGTTCCCCTCTTGGATGGTACTGAGTGTGGAATCAATAAG TGGTGCTTCAAGCGACGGTGCAGCTCTCTGGAAGAACTGAACCCCATGGCTGTAGTCCACGGACAGTGGTCCAGCTGGAGccccttttcctcctgctcccgCAGCTGTGGAGGTGGAGTTGTGATGAGGCAGAGGTTCTGTAACAACCCCAG GCCTGCTTTTGGGGGACAGGAgtgccagggcagcagcatcCAAATGGAGATGTGCAATACTCAG GCCTGTTTGACGACCCAACAGGACTTTATGGCTGAGCAGTGTGCAGCAACAAACTTAAAGCCGCTGTATCTCAGCAAAGAAACACCATCCTTTTATACTTGGACTTCTGCTGTTGGCTTTGCCAAAG GGGACATGCAGTGCAAGCACTTGTGCAGGGCTGTTGGAAACGAATTCATGGTAAGCCGTGAAGACAGTTTCATAGATGGAACCAGATGTGAGCAGGATAACCCTGAACACCATGGAGCTTTCAGTCTGTGTGTAATGGGAAGCTGCAGA GCATTCGGGTGCGATGGCCGGATGGACTCCAAGAAGATGATGGACTCTTGCAAGGTCTGTGGGGGTGATAACTCCACTTGCACCAAAGTGAGCGGATCTTACACAGAAGGGAAAGCTAAAG AGTATGTTACATTTTTGTCCCTGCCTTATAACACCACCTTGGTCCATATTATCAATCAGAGGCCACTCTTCACACATTTGG CTGTTAAGGTTAAAGGTGAGTACGTGGttgctggaaagggaaaaatctcATTGAATGTCACCTATCCATCGGTTCTGGAGGACAGACAGATCAAATACGAAGTGTTTCTCACTGAGAACAACCTGCCAAGCCTGGAGGAAGTCCATGTGGATGGGCCAACCCAAGAAGAAATCGAAATACAG gtTTATAGAAGGTATGGGAAAGAATACGGCAATGCCACCAACCCAGACATCACCTACAGCTACTTTGTGCCAAAAGAGAATCAGGCGTATATGTGGATTCCTCAACAGGGGTCATGTTCAGTGACTTGTGGGGAAG GGACACGAACAGTGAATCATGTGTGTTTTGACCAGACAAAGAATGAAACAACAGAGGATCAGTTGTGCCTGGAATTCCCACAACCCCTTTCAAGGCATGAACCTTGTGCCATGGAACCATGCCTGTACAG GTGGAAGATATCTCAGACAGATGAATGCTCTGCTGTCTGTGGAACCGGCATTGCACAGCAGAATCTGACCTGTGTTCAGCTTCATAAGGGGATGGAGACTGTTGTGGATGACAGCTTATgtccagcagaagaaaaacccCTCTCCGTTGTGCCGTGTGTGGTTAACGTCTGCCCTTTGGGCTGGGACAAT GAGGAAGACACACACTTGCTTCAGATTCCAGAGTCACTTGGACATATCCAACTGGAAAATCAGACTGTGTATGTCTGGAGCCCTCTAGCTGGAGAGTGTTCAGTGTCCTGTGGTGGAG GTGAGACTCAGATACAGTATGTATGTGTAGTGTTTGACACCAAAGAAAAAATCCAAGAAGAAAATTGTCATCCAGTGCCAAAGCCAGAGAGCAGGGTGGAAGTCTGCAATCTCAGTCCCTGCCCACCAAG ATGGAAAACAATCCCAGCTGGCCCGTGTTCCTCCAGCTGTGGGCTTGGCTTAGCTGTTCAGTTGGTCACCTGTGTGCAGATTCACCAAGGCAAAGAGATTTTGCTGGAGGAACACTCGTGTCCTGTGTCAGAGAAACCCCTTACCAGCATCCCCTGTGTCATCCGAAGGTGCTCTTATGAATGGAGCTTCAGTGAATGGACAGAG tgtTCAACTTCATGTGGGAATGGTGTTCAGACACGGCAGGATTTCTGCCTCAACTCGCTAACCCGTAAGCACGTGAACCCCATCTTCTGCAGGCACTTCCCCAAGGCCATCGTGCTACGTGGCTGCTTTGCAGGGCCCTGTCCTGAGCAGGTGGTGGGGACTGGGTCCTATGGAGCAGAACTGCAGACAGTGACACCAGCCATGCATCCTACGACAGCTGCAACTGTTGAAAGGGCAAGATATAAGGACCTGGATCTTCCTCCTTCTGCTATGCCAGCTGTCCCTCAGGAGCAGACAGAGACCAGTGGAG GTGTTTGTGGAAAGCTCTTTCTTAATGCCACTGGGGTCATCAACATGACAGGTGTAGAGAGAAGTGACTGCACCGTGGCCATTGGACGTCCTCTAGGGGAGGAGATAACACTCATTGTTCTGGAGAGCTCCCTCAACTGCAGTGCAG GTGAAGTCGTGTTGTTTTCTGGGCGAATGATGTGGCGGACAGGCTGCAAGAAGCTCCCTTTGTCACTGATAAATTCCAGAACAAATACATTGATTGTGAAACAGCGTGTTTTGCTGCCAGGAAATGGTGTTGTTCTTCAGTACAACAGCAGAAATACAACTAAAAAATATTACCAAG ACTGTGACAAGCAGCTGTTTGGTCCCCGAGGTGAAATAGTGAATCCTGTGCAGTCACCTGGTCAAAGGCATGAAGGAGTGTGTCGGACCTTCATTAACGTGGCTCCTCAGCACCGCATAGCTATCCGAGCTGTGTATATTGACCTGGGCAGTGAGAACAACCAAACTCATTTTAATTACATCCTG ATCCGTGACGTAAGCACCATGAAGACGATGGTGTTTCACGGGAGACAGCAATTCTTCTGGCAGTCAACAGGAAGCCAAGCTGAAATTGAATTTCATGAAAACGTTAAGGAACACCGAACCAGTTTCTGGGCTGAATATCATGCTGCTGAACCcaaataa
- the ADAMTS13 gene encoding A disintegrin and metalloproteinase with thrombospondin motifs 13 isoform X1: MIIISLMIRALMMFPPGFCWPSILQEKFLRALDPEDIFSYFGTSSVSDVPEFVVAQPTCPCKEEHIELTCQIQHCSIKAWGEVYAFEFLEDHALVSSSFVINQVVNSSFSLLKQFSGNCFAGGKPSLPPGAECRVTYCEGQLQGVVITDEEKIHIRPVRSKDMALLKDLGFSSPHILFRSARVGSNTARAGRFPSRLRKRAEGAVKHLELMVIAGPDVYLHHKEDTERYILANLNIGAELLRDASLGGHFRVHLMQMLVLREPEVDVNITTNITSSLISVCEWSKKVNPQNDSDPRHADIVLYVTRFDLELPDGNKELRGVTQLGGVCSSSWSCIITQDTGFDLGVTIAHEIGHSLGIPHDGEGNQCSSNGYIMGSARNHSGIDLAWSQCSREEFLAFVSTGQTNCLNDLPDMDGSIPGWKPGLYYGADEQCKIAFGSVATACTFADSNVDICKVLSCHVQPGDKSSCTRLLVPLLDGTECGINKWCFKRRCSSLEELNPMAVVHGQWSSWSPFSSCSRSCGGGVVMRQRFCNNPRPAFGGQECQGSSIQMEMCNTQACLTTQQDFMAEQCAATNLKPLYLSKETPSFYTWTSAVGFAKGDMQCKHLCRAVGNEFMVSREDSFIDGTRCEQDNPEHHGAFSLCVMGSCRAFGCDGRMDSKKMMDSCKVCGGDNSTCTKVSGSYTEGKAKEYVTFLSLPYNTTLVHIINQRPLFTHLAVKVKGEYVVAGKGKISLNVTYPSVLEDRQIKYEVFLTENNLPSLEEVHVDGPTQEEIEIQVYRRYGKEYGNATNPDITYSYFVPKENQAYMWIPQQGSCSVTCGEGTRTVNHVCFDQTKNETTEDQLCLEFPQPLSRHEPCAMEPCLYRWKISQTDECSAVCGTGIAQQNLTCVQLHKGMETVVDDSLCPAEEKPLSVVPCVVNVCPLGWDNEEDTHLLQIPESLGHIQLENQTVYVWSPLAGECSVSCGGGETQIQYVCVVFDTKEKIQEENCHPVPKPESRVEVCNLSPCPPRWHYKMGSCSASCGGGVMHKVLYCARETGEKAEEIVADTQCDGLPRPKEQEPCNLEPCPPRWKTIPAGPCSSSCGLGLAVQLVTCVQIHQGKEILLEEHSCPVSEKPLTSIPCVIRRCSYEWSFSEWTECSTSCGNGVQTRQDFCLNSLTRKHVNPIFCRHFPKAIVLRGCFAGPCPEQVVGTGSYGAELQTVTPAMHPTTAATVERARYKDLDLPPSAMPAVPQEQTETSGGVCGKLFLNATGVINMTGVERSDCTVAIGRPLGEEITLIVLESSLNCSAGEVVLFSGRMMWRTGCKKLPLSLINSRTNTLIVKQRVLLPGNGVVLQYNSRNTTKKYYQDCDKQLFGPRGEIVNPVQSPGQRHEGVCRTFINVAPQHRIAIRAVYIDLGSENNQTHFNYILIRDVSTMKTMVFHGRQQFFWQSTGSQAEIEFHENVKEHRTSFWAEYHAAEPK; this comes from the exons ATGATCATCATCAGCTTGATGATCCGAGCTCTCATGATGTTCCCTCCGGGATTTTGTTGGCCATCCATTCTCCAAGAG AAATTTCTCAGAGCATTGGATCCGGAGGATATTTTCTCTTACTTTGGAACCAGCTCAGTGTCTGATG tacCCGAGTTTGTGGTTGCTCAGCCAACTTGCCCTTGTAAAGAAGAGCACATTGAGCTGACATGTCAAATTCAACATTGCTCCATTAAGGCCTGGGGAGAAGTCTATGCCTTTGAATTTCTAGAGGACCATGCCCTcgtttcttcttcctttgtgaTCAATCAAGTGGTGAACTCTTCCTTTAGCTTACTGAAGCAATTCTCAGGCAACTGCTTTGCAGGTGGCAAACCATCACTACCTCCTGGGGCTGAGTGTAGAGTCACTTACTGTGAAGGGCAGCTG cAAGGAGTCGTCAttacagatgaagaaaagattCATATCAGGCCTGTCAGAAGCAAAGATATGGCCCTGCTGAAGGATCTTGGCTTCTCCAGTCCCCATATTCTCTTCAGAAGTGCCAGAGTAGGATCAAATACAGCAAGAG CTGGGCGGTTTCCTTCTCGCCTGCGGAAgagggctgagggagctgtCAAACATCTGGAGCTGATGGTCATAGCAGGTCCTGACGTTTACTTGCACCACAAAGAGGACACAGAGCGATATATTCTTGCAAACCTGAACATT ggggcagagctgctgcgaGATGCCTCGCTGGGTGGTCATTTCAGGGTTCATTTGATGCAAATGCTTGTTTTGAGAGAACCAGAG GTGGATGTAAACATCACAACAAATATCACCTCTTCGCTAATCAGTGTTTGTGAGTGGAGCAAGAAGGTCAACCCCCAGAATGACTCTGATCCTCGGCACGCTGACATTGTACTGTATGTGACCAG GTTTGATCTGGAGTTGCCTGATGGGAATAAGGAGCTACGTGGAGTGACTCAGTTAGGGGGagtctgctcctcctcctggaGTTGCATTATCACTCAGGACACTGGCTTTGACCTGGGAGTCACCATAGCCCATGAGATTGGGCACAG CCTTGGAATCCCCCATGATGGTGAGGGGAATCAGTGCAGCAGCAATGGTTACATCATGGGTTCAGCAAGAAACCACAGTGGCATTGACCTTGCTTGGTCCCAGTGTAGTCGAGAAGAATTCCTGGCCTTCGTCAG CACAGGCCAAACAAACTGCTTAAATGACCTGCCGGACATGGACGGCAGCATCCCTGGATGGAAGCCTGGCTTATACTATGGAGCAGATGAGCAATGTAAAATAGCCTTTGGGAGCGTTGCAACCGCGTGCACCTTTGCTGACAGCAATGTT GACATATGTAAAGTCCTCTCATGCCATGTACAACCAGGAGACAAATCCAGCTGTACTCGGCTTCTTGTTCCCCTCTTGGATGGTACTGAGTGTGGAATCAATAAG TGGTGCTTCAAGCGACGGTGCAGCTCTCTGGAAGAACTGAACCCCATGGCTGTAGTCCACGGACAGTGGTCCAGCTGGAGccccttttcctcctgctcccgCAGCTGTGGAGGTGGAGTTGTGATGAGGCAGAGGTTCTGTAACAACCCCAG GCCTGCTTTTGGGGGACAGGAgtgccagggcagcagcatcCAAATGGAGATGTGCAATACTCAG GCCTGTTTGACGACCCAACAGGACTTTATGGCTGAGCAGTGTGCAGCAACAAACTTAAAGCCGCTGTATCTCAGCAAAGAAACACCATCCTTTTATACTTGGACTTCTGCTGTTGGCTTTGCCAAAG GGGACATGCAGTGCAAGCACTTGTGCAGGGCTGTTGGAAACGAATTCATGGTAAGCCGTGAAGACAGTTTCATAGATGGAACCAGATGTGAGCAGGATAACCCTGAACACCATGGAGCTTTCAGTCTGTGTGTAATGGGAAGCTGCAGA GCATTCGGGTGCGATGGCCGGATGGACTCCAAGAAGATGATGGACTCTTGCAAGGTCTGTGGGGGTGATAACTCCACTTGCACCAAAGTGAGCGGATCTTACACAGAAGGGAAAGCTAAAG AGTATGTTACATTTTTGTCCCTGCCTTATAACACCACCTTGGTCCATATTATCAATCAGAGGCCACTCTTCACACATTTGG CTGTTAAGGTTAAAGGTGAGTACGTGGttgctggaaagggaaaaatctcATTGAATGTCACCTATCCATCGGTTCTGGAGGACAGACAGATCAAATACGAAGTGTTTCTCACTGAGAACAACCTGCCAAGCCTGGAGGAAGTCCATGTGGATGGGCCAACCCAAGAAGAAATCGAAATACAG gtTTATAGAAGGTATGGGAAAGAATACGGCAATGCCACCAACCCAGACATCACCTACAGCTACTTTGTGCCAAAAGAGAATCAGGCGTATATGTGGATTCCTCAACAGGGGTCATGTTCAGTGACTTGTGGGGAAG GGACACGAACAGTGAATCATGTGTGTTTTGACCAGACAAAGAATGAAACAACAGAGGATCAGTTGTGCCTGGAATTCCCACAACCCCTTTCAAGGCATGAACCTTGTGCCATGGAACCATGCCTGTACAG GTGGAAGATATCTCAGACAGATGAATGCTCTGCTGTCTGTGGAACCGGCATTGCACAGCAGAATCTGACCTGTGTTCAGCTTCATAAGGGGATGGAGACTGTTGTGGATGACAGCTTATgtccagcagaagaaaaacccCTCTCCGTTGTGCCGTGTGTGGTTAACGTCTGCCCTTTGGGCTGGGACAAT GAGGAAGACACACACTTGCTTCAGATTCCAGAGTCACTTGGACATATCCAACTGGAAAATCAGACTGTGTATGTCTGGAGCCCTCTAGCTGGAGAGTGTTCAGTGTCCTGTGGTGGAG GTGAGACTCAGATACAGTATGTATGTGTAGTGTTTGACACCAAAGAAAAAATCCAAGAAGAAAATTGTCATCCAGTGCCAAAGCCAGAGAGCAGGGTGGAAGTCTGCAATCTCAGTCCCTGCCCACCAAG GTGGCATTACAAAATGGGCTCATGCAGTGCAAGCTGTGGAGGAGGTGTGATGCACAAGGTCCTCTACTGTGCGAGGGAAACCGGGGAGAAGGCAGAAGAGATTGTGGCAGACACCCAGTGTGATGGTTTGCCTCGCCCAAAGGAGCAGGAGCCATGTAATTTGGAGCCATGCCCCCCAAG ATGGAAAACAATCCCAGCTGGCCCGTGTTCCTCCAGCTGTGGGCTTGGCTTAGCTGTTCAGTTGGTCACCTGTGTGCAGATTCACCAAGGCAAAGAGATTTTGCTGGAGGAACACTCGTGTCCTGTGTCAGAGAAACCCCTTACCAGCATCCCCTGTGTCATCCGAAGGTGCTCTTATGAATGGAGCTTCAGTGAATGGACAGAG tgtTCAACTTCATGTGGGAATGGTGTTCAGACACGGCAGGATTTCTGCCTCAACTCGCTAACCCGTAAGCACGTGAACCCCATCTTCTGCAGGCACTTCCCCAAGGCCATCGTGCTACGTGGCTGCTTTGCAGGGCCCTGTCCTGAGCAGGTGGTGGGGACTGGGTCCTATGGAGCAGAACTGCAGACAGTGACACCAGCCATGCATCCTACGACAGCTGCAACTGTTGAAAGGGCAAGATATAAGGACCTGGATCTTCCTCCTTCTGCTATGCCAGCTGTCCCTCAGGAGCAGACAGAGACCAGTGGAG GTGTTTGTGGAAAGCTCTTTCTTAATGCCACTGGGGTCATCAACATGACAGGTGTAGAGAGAAGTGACTGCACCGTGGCCATTGGACGTCCTCTAGGGGAGGAGATAACACTCATTGTTCTGGAGAGCTCCCTCAACTGCAGTGCAG GTGAAGTCGTGTTGTTTTCTGGGCGAATGATGTGGCGGACAGGCTGCAAGAAGCTCCCTTTGTCACTGATAAATTCCAGAACAAATACATTGATTGTGAAACAGCGTGTTTTGCTGCCAGGAAATGGTGTTGTTCTTCAGTACAACAGCAGAAATACAACTAAAAAATATTACCAAG ACTGTGACAAGCAGCTGTTTGGTCCCCGAGGTGAAATAGTGAATCCTGTGCAGTCACCTGGTCAAAGGCATGAAGGAGTGTGTCGGACCTTCATTAACGTGGCTCCTCAGCACCGCATAGCTATCCGAGCTGTGTATATTGACCTGGGCAGTGAGAACAACCAAACTCATTTTAATTACATCCTG ATCCGTGACGTAAGCACCATGAAGACGATGGTGTTTCACGGGAGACAGCAATTCTTCTGGCAGTCAACAGGAAGCCAAGCTGAAATTGAATTTCATGAAAACGTTAAGGAACACCGAACCAGTTTCTGGGCTGAATATCATGCTGCTGAACCcaaataa